AGCCGTTCAGGTCGAGCAGGCACAAGGCGTCCAGCAGCGCTGCGTAGGCCTCCAGCACCGCCGACACGCGGCGGCCACTGGGCCGCGGGCCGGGCACCGGGGCGTCCCACAGCGGCACCTGCCGCACGCTCACGTTGGCGGGCAGGTCGAGGGCGGGCCGCGCGAAGGTCGTGCCCGTGATCGCCTCCACCGCGAAGTGGTGTTCACCCAGGCCGCGCACGAGCTGATCGACCCACACGCTCACACCGCCGTGGGCCTGCGGATAGGTCCCCTCGGTGTACAGGGCCACCCGCAGGCCCCCGTCCGCGGCGGGCGGTGGGGTCAGGGGAAGGAGGCTGGAGGAGGCATGGGTCATGGGGTCACTCACGGAACTCACAAAGAAAAAGGGCGGGAGCGCCGCCGCGTTCCGCCCACTGGGGGCCACGATTGCGGGAGGGCCCCCCGACCCTGAGGAAAAATCTACATTCCCAGACTGACAATGTGAAGAAACCCACCCCGAAGTATGAGAGACTTCCCCCATCGGACGCCCGGCGTTCCCTCTGGGGTTGGGAAGCGGCTGGGTTCAGGGCCACTGACGAAAGAACCCGTCAAGCTGGGCCGTTTGCTGCGCTGGGGGTCAATTCCGCGGGGCGTCCCCGGCGCCAGGTGTGGACCCTTCGCTCGCGCTCAGCGTGACAACTTCCGTTCATCGCTCGACGTGGGGCCGGTCTCTCGCGGCAGCAGCCCCAGCTCGGCGGCCCGGCCCACCGCCTCGGCGCGCGAGCGGCTGTCCAGGCTCGCCAGAATGTTCCCCACGTGCATCTCCACCGTGCGCGGGCTGAGCCGCAGCTCCCGGGCGATGGCCTTGTCGGTGCGCCCGCGCGCGACGAGGAGCAGCACTTCGAGCTGGCGCCGGGTGAGCCAGGCGGCGGCACCCCGGGGCGGTTGGGTTCCGCGTTCCCCCACCGCCTCGCCCAGGCTCTCCAGTGTTCGGGCGGCGTTCCGGGCGAGCGTGACAGCGTGCAGGCCCCGCGCCACCCGGTGCGCGGCCCGGAGCTCGCCCAGCGCCGACTCGCGTTGCCCCAGGGCCGCCAGAGCCTGACCGGCGCGCAGCCGCGTGGACGCCTCCTCGAAGGGCGTGTCGGTGTCGCGCAGGAGCCCGGCGGCGACCGCGAACTGGTTCGCCGCGGCCTCCGGCTGGTCCTCGAACCACGCGAGTTCCCCCAGCGCGTGCGCCAGCGCCGAGAAGGCGACCGGCCCGCCGTTCAGGTCGGCGGCGCGGCTCAGGGCGTCGGCGGCACGCCGCAGGTCCTCCCCCGCGCCCAACCCGGCGAAGAGGCTCGACGCCCAGCGCAGGGCGAACAGCACGTGGTAGTGGTCCTCGGCCCCCTCCCACACCTCCAGCAGGTCCCGCACCCGGCCCGCCGCCGCTCCCGGGTGGCCCGCCGCGTCCTCGGCCAGCGCGAGGCCCCACAGGGCGCGCAGCACGACGGGCGTGAGGCCGGTCTGCCGCCCCAGGGCGAGCGCCTCCAGCAGCAGGGGCCGGGCGCGGGACGGCTGCCCCCGGTGCGCGAGCACGGTGCCGAGCATCGCCCCGGCGACGGCGCGCGCCCCACCCGACGAGGCGGGCGAGCCCAGCACGGCGCGGCACTCCGCCGCCGCGCGGTCCCAGGCGCCATTCTGGTACAGCGGCACGGCCAGGCACGCGCGGCAGGCCGCCGCCGCTGCCGCCTGGTCCGCCGGGCACAGGCGGATCGCCTCCTCGTACGCGGCGCGGGCCGCGGCGTAGTCGCCCCCCTGCTCCAGGCTGTCCGCGATGCGGTGCAGCACCTCGACGGTCGCCGCCGTGTGGTCCCCGGCCAGCGCGAGGGCCAGGCCCTCCCGGGCGACCGCGAGCCCCCGGGCAACCTGCCCCAGCCGCGCCCGGGCGTTCCCCTCCTGCCCCAGGATGCGGGCCTCCAGATCAGCCCGCCCCGCGCGCCGGGCGTCCGAGAGGGCCTCGGCGAGTACGTCCAGGGCGGCGCTGCACT
The Deinococcus aerius DNA segment above includes these coding regions:
- a CDS encoding helix-turn-helix transcriptional regulator; protein product: RRAAGDTRGFAAAQHRLAGALELQGQWEEASRARRAAADAYAACGLFADAAGERLAVGAALRAASQCSAALDVLAEALSDARRAGRADLEARILGQEGNARARLGQVARGLAVAREGLALALAGDHTAATVEVLHRIADSLEQGGDYAAARAAYEEAIRLCPADQAAAAAACRACLAVPLYQNGAWDRAAAECRAVLGSPASSGGARAVAGAMLGTVLAHRGQPSRARPLLLEALALGRQTGLTPVVLRALWGLALAEDAAGHPGAAAGRVRDLLEVWEGAEDHYHVLFALRWASSLFAGLGAGEDLRRAADALSRAADLNGGPVAFSALAHALGELAWFEDQPEAAANQFAVAAGLLRDTDTPFEEASTRLRAGQALAALGQRESALGELRAAHRVARGLHAVTLARNAARTLESLGEAVGERGTQPPRGAAAWLTRRQLEVLLLVARGRTDKAIARELRLSPRTVEMHVGNILASLDSRSRAEAVGRAAELGLLPRETGPTSSDERKLSR